The Reichenbachiella carrageenanivorans region TTTGGTGGCAACAATTTTTGAAATATTTGTTTTTTGCTTTTAAATGGCTCAGAATTCATTCGAATAACACACCTTCGTGATCATTTTTTCATCAGATTGGATTCAGTTAAATCCTTTAAAGTCGTATTTATGATATTGTACAAATCGATTATTTTTGTGAGCTATGAAGTTGGTCCTAAAGGAAGAAGACAATTTTTTAAATGATAGATTAAACATCGTCAAGAAGGAAATCCCTTGTTTAGATTCTTCATGGCATTATCATTCACAGTATGAGCTGCTGTACATCTCAAAAAGCTCGGGTATTCGTTTTGTAGGAGATAGTGTGTCTCAGTTTTCTGCTGGAGATTTGGTGTTGGTAGGGCCATATTTGCCGCACTTGTGGCGAAACGATGCGACCTACTATCAAGACAAGACCAATAAGGTGAATACCATCATTTTTAAGTTTACTAAAAATTTCTTGGGAGAGGGCACCTTTGAGCAGCCAGAATTTTCCGACATCAATTCCATCTTGGAACAGTCCAAATTCGGTGTCTGTTTCGATGCCTCTATCAGCTCAGTGTTGCACGACGAGTTGATTAATATAGTTGATTTATCACCAGTAGAGAAGTCTATAAAATTGCTCAATATCCTGCATCGATTATCTATATCGGATAAGAAAATCGTATTGTCCTCTTCGGATATGCGTCAATATACGTCCGAAAACTCAGATCGTCTGGACTCGGTATTGAAGCATATATCCGATCACTATGCAAGCAATATTACACTCAACGATGTCGCAGATATTGCCTGTATGACGACCAATTCTTTTTGTAGGTTTTTTAAGAAAATGACTAATAAGTCGTTTACCCAATTTTTGAATGAAGTAAGAATAAGAAACGCTTCGCGTATTCTTGTGCAAGAGGATCAGGCCGTGACCGAAATTTGCTACATGGTAGGGTACAATTCAGTTACTAATTTTAATAAGCAGTTTAAGCAAATCATGGGGACTACCCCTCAGAATTACCGAAAAACACTATAAGTAAGCTTCAATAGAAGTATGATAAGCTTTAAAACAGCTGGCTTTGAGCTGGTTAACGAGTTTGTTGTGAATGGTGGAGGATAATTAAGGGAAGGTTTAGGGGTAAAATAGGGCAGACAACGGGTAAATTAAACCAACCTCTTTGCCTCCTGATTCAGTTTTTTTGTAAAAAAGAAAATTGAAATGGAATTTGTTTTACCCTTTATCCTCGTCTTGTTCGCCAGTTTCTTCCAAGGTACATTTGGCCTAGGTATGAAGCATATCGCTCCTCTGAAATGGGAGGCATGGTGGCTCCTTCACTCATTTGTCGCTATGATCTTCGTGCCCATGGTATGGGCGTCTATCGTAGTGCCAGACCTATTTGATGTCATAGCACAGACGGACAATGCTGCGCTTTCATCTGCCATGCTCTATGGTTTTTTGTGGGGTATTGGGGGTATCCTTTTTGGAGTCAGTGTAGAGTATACAGGTATTTCCATTACATACGGTATCGTGATGGGGCTAGCAGCCTCTATGGGTTGTGTCATTCCATTGATTCAGATCGATGGAGCCATGAATCAACCAGCTTTCCCTATTATACTTATTGGTGTTACACTCTTGTTAGTAGGTGTTGCCATTACAGCTATAGCAGGTGTACAGCGAGATAAAAAGCAAACAGATGTAGATCAAACAGGGAAGTCGATCAAAGTAGGTATCCTGATCGCAGTTGCTAGTGGAGTCTTGTCTGCATTTCTAAATGTAGGTTTTTCTAATGCAGCACCTGTAGCAGACATAGCAATTAACCAATTTGGAGCAGGCCCTCGGGATGCTAGTTTGGCGGCTTGGGTAGTTGTACTCATCGGAGCGTTTGCTATGAATGGCGGTTACGCTTTATTCTTATTGGTTAAAAATAATTCGTGGAGTTCTTACCGAGTATCCAATAGTGGCAAGGCTTATAAGTGGGCTATTCTTGCAGGTGTATTTTGGTTTGCCGCGCTTGGCGTATATGGACAAGGAGCTGCCCTTATGGGGAGTCTAGGTCCTGTGATCGGTTGGCCTATTCTTCTAGGGCTGGCACTAGTCATTAGTAATATATGGGCGTACAGAGGGGGAGAATGGCAGAATGCCCAAAAGCCATTCAAAATTTTATTAGCAGGACTAATAGTGTTGATCATTGCTATTTGTATTCTGGGATACGCCAATTATTAAGAAAGATAGTACCATGAAAATAGCTAAAATTGAACCATTCGTCATTTTTCATCAACTAGATACGCCGTTCTATTTTTCTCAATGGCAATACGATACACGTAAAATTTGCATCGTCAAGATTACCTTAGAAGATGGAACCTACGGCTGGGGGGAAGGGTATGGGCCTGCTAGTGTGATCAAGTCAGGGGTAGAGTTTTTCTCCTCATTTATCATAGGTATGTCGGCACTTGAACACGAAAATGTGTGGCAAGAGATGTATCTACGATCGATGGATTATGCCAGAAGTGGCATCTTGCAAGCGGCCATCAGTGCCATCGATATCGCATTGTGGGATATCAAAGGTAAGCTGCTGGATCAGCCAGTATCTGTTTTGCTAGGAGGCGTAAAAAACCCAAAAATAGAGCCCTATGCTACGGGATTGTATTTCGAGAGAGTAGCAGATTTAGAAAAAAAATTGGTAGACGAAGCTTTGCTATACAAGCGGCAGGGATTCAAAGCCACTAAAATGAAAGTGGGTTTGAGTATCGAGGAGGACTTGAGGTACATCAAAGCCATTCGAGAAGCGATAGGGCCAGAGATGAGGTTGATGATAGACGCGAACCATGCATATTCATACCAAGAGGCACTCAAACTTTCGCTTGCGGCAGAACAGTACGACATCAGCTGGTTCGAAGAGCCAGTGTCTCCTGAGGATTACGAAGGCTATCGAAAGCTCAGAGAAAAAACAAAAATCCCGATTGCAGGAGGGGAATGTGAATATCTTAAATTTGGTTTTAAGCGCTTGTTGGAAAATGAATGTGTGGATATCGTACAGCCTGATATATGCGCGGCTGGTGGACTGACAGAAGCCAAGCGTATCGCCACGCTGGCACAGGTATATAGCAAGGATGTGGTGCCGCACTCATGGGGCACATGGATTGCGATCAGTGCTGCGGCACATTTTGTGGCCAATTTGGACAAAAACCCTGGCAGGATGTATGGAGACCTACCAACAATGGAACTAGACCGCACAGAAAACGCACTCAGAGACGAAGTAACGAAACATGAATTGCTGATCGAAAAAGGAATTTTGCACGTGCCTAATACACCTGGTTTAGGCGTGGAAGTGTGTGATCAAGCATTAGAGAAATATTTATTTAAAGAAGAAATTAAAGATGAATCAGTCGTTGAAATTCGGGAATAAAAAACTTTACATAAACGGAGAATTGAGAGATGCTTCTAATGGAAAAACCTTTGAAGTAATCTGCCCTGCGGACGAAACAGCTATCGCCACCATCGCATGGGCGAGCAAAGAAGATACTGAATTGGCACTGAAAAGTGCAAAGCAAGGATTTGACTATTGGTCAAAACTGCCTTTGGCTGAGCGCCAGGAATGGATTGGCAAACTCAGAGATAAGTTATTAGAAAACAGTGATTTGCTTCGTGAAAGTATCATGTACGAAATGGGCAAAACTTGGGAAGGGTCTGAAGAGGATTTGACCAGTATTACCAATTCGCTACAGTACTATTCGGACGAGATGAATAATCGTCAGGATATTCCGATTGCAGACAAAGAAGGAACCCATGAGCACCGTATTGTGCAGCAGCCTTTGGGAGTGTCGGTTGCCTTTTTGGCATACAATTTCCCTCTGCTCAACTTAGGATTCAAATTAGGTCCAGCACTCGCAGCGGGATGTAGTGTGATCTTAAAACCTTCAGAATTTTCGCCAGTATCAGCCTATATCATAGGCGAAATTTGTGCGGAAATCGGTTTCCCGAAAGGGGTAATCACCGTGATATGTGGGGACCTGCCAAACGTAGGGATACCGCTTTGTGAAAGCAAAATACCTAGCCTGATCACCATGATCGGGTCTACAGAGACGGCACAAAAGCTGATCGAGCAGAGCAGTAAAACATCGATCAAGCGCTATAGCATGGAGTGCGGTGGCAATGCCCCTTTCATCGTGTTTGATGATGCGGACTTGGACTTGGCGATCACCCATGGTGCGGCCTTGAAAATGGGTAACTCAGGTCAAATCTGCGTGGCACCTAATCGCTTTTTCATTCACGAGTCGGTAATCGATGCTTTTACAGCTGGTGTGGCTGAGAAATTCGAAAACGCAAAAGTGGGATTTGGTAGAGAAAATAAGCCAGATATGGGGCCGCTGACCAACCAACGGTCTGTGGAGAAAGTATCACACATCGTGAAAGAAGCTCAGAATCAAGGGGGAAAACTAGTGACTGGCGGCAAGCCGAAAGAAGGTCCAGGTTATTACTTTGAACCCACAGCGATCCGCTTGGACAACCAAGAGGCAGCGATTTTGCAAGAAGAAATTTTCGGGCCAGTAGCCATCATTGTGCCTTTCAAAACCAAGGAAGAAGTGATCGAGTTGGCCAACAACACAGATGCAGGATTGGCGTCTTATGTGTATTCTAAAAAGGAAGAGAATTTGAACTATTTCATCGAACATTTGGCTTTTGGTGAAGTCCACCTCAATGGCTTGAAATTCGATATTTATTTGCCACACGGCGGAATCAAAAACAGTGGTATTGGTGTAGATTGCTCAAACTATGCACTTGATGATTACCTAATCAGAAAGCGAGTAACCAAAGCACTATAAACGCATGAGCGTATCAGAATACTTTATCAGCTGTGACTGGGGTACTTCCAATTTTAGACTTAGATTGGTAGAGAGCCAAACTTTAAAGGTTTGTTATGAACATCGTACGTCTGTAGGAGTGAAGTCGCTTCATGAGCAATATATAGCACAAGGAGGAGGAGACCAATTGCAGTTTTTTGCTGATTATCTAAGTAGGGAATTGACTCATTTTCCAGAAGGAAGTCGAGCATATCAAATCGTAGCATGTGGTATGGCATCGGCAAACATTGGACTCAAAAATTTAGCGTACGCTTCTTTGCCTATAACGGCTGACGGGCAGAGCCTTTTGGCAGAGTCCTTAACTTTGAATGGTTTACAGATATTGTTGGTGTCTGGTGTGAAAGCTCAAGACAGCATGATGCGGGGGGAGGAAATTCAAGCCGTTGGGTTAGCGGGTCATTTGCAGCATTATGAACAAGCTATCTTGCTGCTGCCTGGTACGCATAGCAAACATATTCACTACGCGGATGGAGCGTACCATGCGTTTAGTACCTATATGACTGGCGAATTATTTGACATCCTGACTAAGCAGAGTTTGCTGGCCAGTTCGGTAGCGGCCAGTGTATGGACTGCCGACCGTCAAGGAGCCTTTGAAGAAGGCGTGAAGTTGGGACTACAAGGTCAGATGAATAGTAGTTTGTTTAAGATCAGAGCCAAGGAAATACTTGATGGACAAGACAAAAAAGACAATTATTATCTACTTAGCGGCCTGCTGATTGGAGACGAATTGGCTTCGCTGCAAGGTACGAACCAGCAGGTGGTCATGGCTGCGGCTAGTCCTATATTCGACTTGTATCGTCTAGCTTTGAATACTTTTTTACCGTCGGGTCAATTGGTTTTGCTCGGAGAAAAAGTGCAGGAAGAAGCCTTATTGGCAGGACAAAGGAAAATATTGACATATCATGAATAGTAAGGATGAATTTTCGTGGGAAGCTTTCCACAAAGCACCTATTGTAGGGATTATACGTGGAATGGATATAGATTCGGTGAGAGGGATCGCGCAGGCGTATCTGGATGCTGGTCTATATACCTTGGAAGTGACTATGAATACTGCAGGGGCAAGTGAAATCATCGCAGCGATTCGTAGTGAGTTTCCTGCGCTCAATGTAGGTGCTGGTACAGTTTGCACCGTTTCAGATTTTAAAAAAGCCATCGATGCGGGTTCGCAGTTTATCGTGACGCCGATCATCGATGAAGAGGTGATCAAAAGTGCCGTTGCGCAGCAAATACCCATATTTCCAGGGGCGTATTCACCCACAGAGATATATAAGGCTTGGTCGTT contains the following coding sequences:
- a CDS encoding AraC family transcriptional regulator; translation: MKLVLKEEDNFLNDRLNIVKKEIPCLDSSWHYHSQYELLYISKSSGIRFVGDSVSQFSAGDLVLVGPYLPHLWRNDATYYQDKTNKVNTIIFKFTKNFLGEGTFEQPEFSDINSILEQSKFGVCFDASISSVLHDELINIVDLSPVEKSIKLLNILHRLSISDKKIVLSSSDMRQYTSENSDRLDSVLKHISDHYASNITLNDVADIACMTTNSFCRFFKKMTNKSFTQFLNEVRIRNASRILVQEDQAVTEICYMVGYNSVTNFNKQFKQIMGTTPQNYRKTL
- a CDS encoding L-rhamnose/proton symporter RhaT, coding for MEFVLPFILVLFASFFQGTFGLGMKHIAPLKWEAWWLLHSFVAMIFVPMVWASIVVPDLFDVIAQTDNAALSSAMLYGFLWGIGGILFGVSVEYTGISITYGIVMGLAASMGCVIPLIQIDGAMNQPAFPIILIGVTLLLVGVAITAIAGVQRDKKQTDVDQTGKSIKVGILIAVASGVLSAFLNVGFSNAAPVADIAINQFGAGPRDASLAAWVVVLIGAFAMNGGYALFLLVKNNSWSSYRVSNSGKAYKWAILAGVFWFAALGVYGQGAALMGSLGPVIGWPILLGLALVISNIWAYRGGEWQNAQKPFKILLAGLIVLIIAICILGYANY
- a CDS encoding mandelate racemase/muconate lactonizing enzyme family protein; translated protein: MKIAKIEPFVIFHQLDTPFYFSQWQYDTRKICIVKITLEDGTYGWGEGYGPASVIKSGVEFFSSFIIGMSALEHENVWQEMYLRSMDYARSGILQAAISAIDIALWDIKGKLLDQPVSVLLGGVKNPKIEPYATGLYFERVADLEKKLVDEALLYKRQGFKATKMKVGLSIEEDLRYIKAIREAIGPEMRLMIDANHAYSYQEALKLSLAAEQYDISWFEEPVSPEDYEGYRKLREKTKIPIAGGECEYLKFGFKRLLENECVDIVQPDICAAGGLTEAKRIATLAQVYSKDVVPHSWGTWIAISAAAHFVANLDKNPGRMYGDLPTMELDRTENALRDEVTKHELLIEKGILHVPNTPGLGVEVCDQALEKYLFKEEIKDESVVEIRE
- a CDS encoding aldehyde dehydrogenase family protein, whose protein sequence is MNQSLKFGNKKLYINGELRDASNGKTFEVICPADETAIATIAWASKEDTELALKSAKQGFDYWSKLPLAERQEWIGKLRDKLLENSDLLRESIMYEMGKTWEGSEEDLTSITNSLQYYSDEMNNRQDIPIADKEGTHEHRIVQQPLGVSVAFLAYNFPLLNLGFKLGPALAAGCSVILKPSEFSPVSAYIIGEICAEIGFPKGVITVICGDLPNVGIPLCESKIPSLITMIGSTETAQKLIEQSSKTSIKRYSMECGGNAPFIVFDDADLDLAITHGAALKMGNSGQICVAPNRFFIHESVIDAFTAGVAEKFENAKVGFGRENKPDMGPLTNQRSVEKVSHIVKEAQNQGGKLVTGGKPKEGPGYYFEPTAIRLDNQEAAILQEEIFGPVAIIVPFKTKEEVIELANNTDAGLASYVYSKKEENLNYFIEHLAFGEVHLNGLKFDIYLPHGGIKNSGIGVDCSNYALDDYLIRKRVTKAL
- a CDS encoding 2-dehydro-3-deoxygalactonokinase, translating into MSVSEYFISCDWGTSNFRLRLVESQTLKVCYEHRTSVGVKSLHEQYIAQGGGDQLQFFADYLSRELTHFPEGSRAYQIVACGMASANIGLKNLAYASLPITADGQSLLAESLTLNGLQILLVSGVKAQDSMMRGEEIQAVGLAGHLQHYEQAILLLPGTHSKHIHYADGAYHAFSTYMTGELFDILTKQSLLASSVAASVWTADRQGAFEEGVKLGLQGQMNSSLFKIRAKEILDGQDKKDNYYLLSGLLIGDELASLQGTNQQVVMAAASPIFDLYRLALNTFLPSGQLVLLGEKVQEEALLAGQRKILTYHE
- a CDS encoding bifunctional 4-hydroxy-2-oxoglutarate aldolase/2-dehydro-3-deoxy-phosphogluconate aldolase; its protein translation is MNSKDEFSWEAFHKAPIVGIIRGMDIDSVRGIAQAYLDAGLYTLEVTMNTAGASEIIAAIRSEFPALNVGAGTVCTVSDFKKAIDAGSQFIVTPIIDEEVIKSAVAQQIPIFPGAYSPTEIYKAWSLGASAVKVFPATQLGVQYIKDVSAPLNDIKLLPTGGVSQDNIKSFFEAGAVGVGMGSSLLHKELIKAKDFEGLAAHFSSIKAEIQLFISN